The genomic DNA GATGATAAAGTCATCCGCCATTATCTCAATTCCGGACATTCCTTCCACCAGCTTGTGCATTTATGAtgatgattgacacagtattaaacctctcatctgaaagtatttgataaagtggacaaatgatttttctttgagaacggcaagctttaaaggattttctacgttatttatagatcttgcttcgttcttgtgtgttccactgtgaacattgtttttcatagaacgaatactccaatcgACCTGTTTCTTGCGAACCAGTTAGTTCAGTCGTACCGAGACTTCGCAGGAGTCCTCTATCCAACTACTAACCCTACTCGAAGGGGCTTGACTTTAGTTGACACTTAGACTaacatcaacgattgtgatctttgtgttcaATTCGCACATTTGTCGCTGTGTGCCCAAGATTTGGACATTTCACGTTGCAGATTGACAGAGGAAAGATATCTCATACTAGTCCATTGTTTGGTGGCGTTCTCGCTAAAGTTGCCGACATAAGGTCACTATCACCTCTCGCTTTAGGCATAGGTATGCTACCAGACCTTTTCTTGAAGATTTGTCACTGGGAAATAGGCATAAAAGTATCTGTTACAGGGTAACCGATTATCTCCCCTTATCCCTGCCAAGGTTAAATTGTACAAGTATCAGGGCCCAGTTTTCAaaggatggatagcgctatccaccggataaattaccatccagtggataagtcctagcaaaaccaattgcgctatcaaACGGATAGttctttatccggtggatagcgttatccacttTTTGAATAACTAGGGCCAGAATGCCACAATTTGTAAAAGGAGGATGAATGACCCAACCAAAGGAGAACGAACTGCCTTTTCAAGCTTTCAAGTTGAAtacaaaacaagagaaaatctCAAACTAAAATGACTTTATTTTTGAACTCGTAAGCTAAAACTCGGCTTTGCAGGCAATGGCCCATAAAGGAATGGAGTTTCTAGTACTCGTCTCCTTCTTCCTCCTCTCCTTCAGCATCTGCAGAATCAACACCAACTCTTCATAATCCTTTTCCAGTGCAGCCAGGTCTTCACGAGCTTCAGAGAATTCTCCTTCCTCCATCCCCTCACCGACGTACCAGTGGACAAACGCACGCTTGGCGTACATCAGATCAAACTTGTGATCCAAACGAGCCCAGGCCTCGGCAATAGCGGTTGTGTTACTTAACATACACACAGCACGCTGAACTTTGGCCAAGTCTCCACCGGGAACAACTGTTGGGGGCTGGTAGTTAATTCCAACCTGAACACACAAATTAAGGTTAAAAATCGATTTTACGACATTAGACAGTGACCATTCGGCGACAATGTTTGTCTAACATTTTAAAGAACATTTACAACTTTCGACAGACACCTCCTAAATGGAACAAAACTATGCCGAATAGAATTAGAAGTACCTTGAAGCCAGTTGGACACCAGTCCACAAATTGAATGGTTCTTTTGGTCTTGATTGTGGCAATAGCTGCGTTTACATCCTTCGGTACGACGTCACCGCGGAACAGCAGACAGCAAGCCATGTATTTACCGTGACGTGGGTCACATTTCACCATCTGATTGGCTGGCTCGAAGCAAGCATTGGTGATTTCGGAAACAGTAAGCTGCTCATGGTAGGCCTTCTCAGCAGAGATGACAGGGGCATAAGTGGCCAAGGGAAAGTGAATACGTGGGTAAGGCACTAAGTTGGTCTGCAATAACCACAAAACTACAGGTTAGGGGTAATTCATCTTTTAGTAGcaaaaaagacagaaaacactttaaggacggtggacttttgttattgcgcatacgttctgcgcatctccagatactcggatttcctatcgccgatgcagggatatttttgcgtggtttgaaactatgcagagaaagtagatcttcttaagtactcttggtatccaaaaagaaaattgggggtaatcatgCTATCTTTAGAGATATCTGAGCTTCtaattgagaaagaacgccatacattgctttgtattttagagctttttacaaatattgttcatgaattatctttgaaaaatgcgtggttacccccagttttcttattggatttcaataacagttgttaagatctacctttcctgcctAACcgtaaatcggggcaaaaatatctttgaattagtaggcaccgtccttaaaaggtACCTGAAACTCGGTTAAGTCAACATTAAGGGCGCCATCGAATCGCAGTGAGGCAGTGATGGACGACACAATCTGACCAATCAGTCGGTTCAAATTGGTGTAAGTTGGCCTCTCTATATCCAAGTTACGACGGCAAATATCATAGATGGCTTCATTGTCGACCATGAAGGCGCAGTCAGAGTGTTCCAAGGTGGTGTGAGTGGTTAGAATAGAGTTGTATGGTTCCACTACAGCCGTGGCGATCTGAGGTGCTGGGTAGATGGAGAACTCCAATTTAGATTTTTTCCCATAGTCAACGGACAGACGCTCCATAAGCAGAGATGTGAAACCAGAGCCAGTTCCACCACCAAAGGAATGGAAGATGAGAAATCCTTGAAGGCCAGTGCATTGGTCAGCCTAGAAAAATACCATCGGATAAGACACGACATTAGAGATTTCAACTGGAAAAAGCATCGAATAATCACTTATAATTTATTAGGAAAAACTCATCTTGAGTGAATGTTCTTGGCAGCGCTCTCAGGTTCACAGAATCTTTGTGACTTTAGTCATTTCCAGGTAATTAAAATATAACTACTCATAAGGAAAGGAGGAATTGTTAAGTATCACAGTACCAACTTTCTGATTCTGTCAAGGACAATATCGATCATTTCCTTTCCAACTGTGTAATGTCCTCGAGCATAGTTGTTAGCGGCATCTTCTTTGCCAGTTATCAACTGCTCTGGGTGGAACAACTGTCTGTATGTACCAGTACGGACCTCATCTGTGACAAGAGGAAACTGTGTTAGAAGTTTGTTAACTAAATAAACAAGCCGGCAGAATT from Montipora foliosa isolate CH-2021 chromosome 7, ASM3666993v2, whole genome shotgun sequence includes the following:
- the LOC138010379 gene encoding LOW QUALITY PROTEIN: tubulin alpha-1 chain-like (The sequence of the model RefSeq protein was modified relative to this genomic sequence to represent the inferred CDS: inserted 1 base in 1 codon), translated to MRECISVHVGQAGVQIGNACWELYCLEHGIQPDGQMPSDKTIGGGDDSFNTFFSETGAGKHVPRAVFVDLEPTVVDEVRTGTYRQLFHPEQLITGKEDAANNYARGHYTVGKEMIDIVLDRIRKLADQCTGLQGFLIFHSFGGGTGSGFTSLLMERLSVDYGKKSKLEFSIYPAPQIATAVVEPYNSILTTHTTLEHSDCAFMVDNEAIYDICRRNLDIERPTYTNLNRLIGQIVSSITASLRFDGALNVDLTEFQTNLVPYPRIHFPLATYAPVISAEKAYHEQLTVSEITNACFEPANQMVKCDPRHGKYMACCLLFRGDVVPKDVNAAIATIKTKRTIQFVDWCPTGFKVGINYQPPTVVPGGDLAKVQRAVCMLSNTTAIAEAWARLDHKFDLMYAKRAFVHWYVGEGMEEGEFSEAREDLAALEKDYEEXGVDSADAEGEEEEGDEY